CGGGACAACACTGTGGACATGATTGGGAGACCAGACGATGAGTTGATCGTGACCCTGATGGTGAATTAAGAGTGGTGTTGCGTAACCGGCACTATCTTTAATCGAACGCCAGCGTTCCTCACCTGTTGTTCGATCGAGGGCGATGATCGCGGTCCCCTGCTCTTTGCCGCCGGGCATCAGGATGACGAGTTCGCCTATGAGATATGGGGCGGCCGCGTAACCCCATTGCGGGACTTTGCCGCCGAAGTCTTTGACAAGCTGTTTGTGCCAGACGACCTTGCCTGTCTTTGCGGAAAGGCAGAAGGCATCACCCATTGTTCCCAGCGTAAAGACAAAATCATCCCGCACTGTGGGAGCGGCCCGCGGTCCATTGCCGTAATCGAGCTTATTGTAATCACAGGGATAATCATGGACCCAAAGTTGTTTTCCGGTGATCGCATCGAGACAGAGAACGCGTTCCACTGGTTTGCGTTTGACCCGATGGCTGTGTATTCCCGCGGCCTTTTTCTGTTCCTCATTCGAGGCCGCCGGCCGATCCATGACAAAGAGTCGGCGTTTGGCAACCGTAATTCCGCCATAGCCGCCGCCGATTTCCTGCTCCCAGATTTTTTTCAAACCCGCTTCGGGCCACTCTGTTTTGATCGGGGGACCATTCCAGGTTCCATCGCCGCGCGGGCCGCGCCATTGCGGCCATTCCTCGTATTGGGTGTTGTATTTCTTTGTGTCCTGATCTGGTTCTCCAGCCAGGAGAACTGCAGGAGCGAAGAACAACATCAGTGTCAGCAGGCGGAGAATGGAAGGCATTGTCAACTCATCTTGGCGGGCTATCAGGCGGGTTATGATCCTGGGAAATCAACTAATCAACATCAGTCGATATTTTCGCCGATGGAGAGAGAAAGCTCAAGTATGAATTGCCGGGAATGGTCGTCACCCGTTTATGTGAGTACGGTTTCGGGGAAATGATCGGGAATGGATGCCGGATCGAGGAAGGTCTGGAACCACATTTCCAAAACGAGGAGTGACCAGAGGCGGGCGCTGTGATCCCATTGCAATTTCAGATGCTCGCTGATGAGTTGTTCGACGGCAGCGGGATTAAAAATCTGTCGATCCCGGGCACGCTGGCTCATGAGTACATCAAACAACAGCGGTTTGAGTTCATTGCGGAACCAATGATTGAGAGGCACGCCGAAGCCCATTTTTTTGCGCGTCTGAATTGATTCGGGGAGCAGATCGGAAAAGGTGTCCGTAAGAATTTGTTTGCCTCGGCCTTTATGCATTTTGAGATTGAGGGGCATGGCTGCGGCGAGTTCTGCGACATGATGGTCGAGAAACGGGCTGCGGCATTCGAGGCTGTGAGCCATGCTGGCGATGTCGACTTTCGTCAGAATATCACAGGGCAGATACGTCAGGACATCGGTGGCTGTGGTGCGGGTGACAAAATCACGATCGGGACAGAGCTGATAGGCGTCCAGCAGAAACTGATCGGCGTCGAATGTATTTAACTGTTCCCGGAATTCGGGCGCATACATTTCGTGCCGACGTTCGGTGTCAAAAATGCCGACCCATTTCAGATAGCGTCGTTCCGGGGGAACAGCGAGACCCGCGAGAAAACGTTTGACGCGGCGGCGGAATGATTTTTGTTCGACCGACGCCGGAAGTTTTTGCCAGATGGAAGCCGTCATCATTTTTCTCATCACGGTCGGCAGGCGATCGAACCACTGGGAGAGTGCGACCGCGCGATAGCGATCGTAGCCGGCGAAGAGTTCGTCGCCGCCGTCTCCTGATAGTGAGACGGTCACTTCCTGCCGCGTAACCTGGGAGAGGTACATTGTGGGAATGGCGCTGCTGTCGGCGAAGGGTTCGTCGTAATGCCAGGCAAGTCGCGGCAGCATTTCCAGCGCCTCAGGTTCCACGACATATTCGTGATGGTCGGTTCCCAGCATCTTGGCGGCTTCCCGCGCGTAGCTGCGTTCATCGAATTGTTTCACGGGGAAGCCGATTGAAAACGTATGCACGGGGCGATCAGACATACTCTGCATGAGGCCGGCGATGATCGTGGAATCGATGCCGCCAGAAAGAAAGGCGCCTAACGGGACATCGCTGCGCATGCGAATTTTGACGGACTCAGTGAGTGTTTCGCGGAGTGCGTCTGACCATTGCTGGGATGTTTTGAATGGAAACTGCGGGTTGGAAGCCGGGTGCTCGTACGGCGGCTTCCAGTAGCGTTCGACAGTAAGTTTCCCCTCTTCATAAATGGCGAGGTGCGCTGGCGGGAGTTTCTGATATCCTTTCAGAATGGACCAGGGATGTGGCACATATTGATAGGCGAGAAACAGATCGATGGCATGCGGATCGACGGTTCTGCCGGCGTCCGGGAGTTGCAGTAATGATTTCAATTCACTGGCGAAACTGAGCGAGTCGGCTGTTTCGCGATAGAAAAGGGGTTTCTGTCCGATACGGTCGCGTGCCAGAAACAGTCGCTGGCGGCGTTCGTCCCAGATGGCAAACGCGAACATGCCGCGTAGACGTTCTACGCACGCGGCACCCTGCTCTTCATAGAGATGCACGATGACTTCGGTATCAGATTCGGTTTTGAATTGGTGCCCCTGCTGGATGAGCTCCTTACGTAATTCCTGGTAGTTGTAAATTTCGCCGTTGAAGGCGATCCAGACGGAGCCGTCTTCGTTGGACAACGGTTGGTGACCGGTTCCCAGGTCGATGATGGAAAGCCGACGATGTCCGAGTGCCGCACCAATGTCGGATACGGGCTGGAAATCGGCGGTGGTATTTGGATCGTTCAGCAGAAAGGATTTGCCGGGCATGTCCGAGTGGTAACCGCCGGAATCATCGGGGCCTCGATGTGACAGCACATCAGTCATGCGCCGCAGTATACGAGGCGAAATGTTTTTCTCCCGCGCGGTCCACGCGATTCCGGTAATTCCACACATGAAACAGGTTCTATCTCTGATCGAAGATTCTGATTGAAGTTTCTGGGCAGCAGAAAGCGGCTTAGATTATTTGAGCACTTCATGATAAAGGGTGGCGTACCCTTTTACCATTTTATCGACACTGAATTCCTCTTGCATTCGTTTTTGTGCCGCAGTTCCCAGTTGTTTTGCCAGTTCCGGGTCGGCCAGGATGCGCTCTGTATATTGCGCAAAGCCGGTGCAATCGCCGACGGACGTCAAAAATCCGGTTTCACCGTGGATCACCAGTTCACGGTTGGGCGGTATGTCGCTGGCAACGACGGGGATTCCGTACGACATCGCTTCCATGATACTGTTCGACTGCCCCTCGAAATCACTGGCGAGTAGAAACAGCTCGAAGAGGGGAAAGAGTTTATTGACATCGGGCCGATGACCGAGAAAGCGGACATTGGGGGTGATAGTATATTGCCGCGTTAGTTCTTCGAGTTTGGCCCGTTCGGGACCGTCGCCGACGAGGAGCAGAATAATATTTTCATCCATCTGCCGGACCAGTTGTAAGGCCCAGAGCAGGTCTTCGATCCGCTTCTGTCTGGCGAGACGTCCCACAAAGGCGATCAGCCTTGCATTTTCGGGAATATCGTGTTCCTGGAATAATTGATTTCGCGTGGCTTCACAAACACTGGTGTCG
This window of the Gimesia fumaroli genome carries:
- the asnB gene encoding asparagine synthase (glutamine-hydrolyzing), with the protein product MCGITGIAWTAREKNISPRILRRMTDVLSHRGPDDSGGYHSDMPGKSFLLNDPNTTADFQPVSDIGAALGHRRLSIIDLGTGHQPLSNEDGSVWIAFNGEIYNYQELRKELIQQGHQFKTESDTEVIVHLYEEQGAACVERLRGMFAFAIWDERRQRLFLARDRIGQKPLFYRETADSLSFASELKSLLQLPDAGRTVDPHAIDLFLAYQYVPHPWSILKGYQKLPPAHLAIYEEGKLTVERYWKPPYEHPASNPQFPFKTSQQWSDALRETLTESVKIRMRSDVPLGAFLSGGIDSTIIAGLMQSMSDRPVHTFSIGFPVKQFDERSYAREAAKMLGTDHHEYVVEPEALEMLPRLAWHYDEPFADSSAIPTMYLSQVTRQEVTVSLSGDGGDELFAGYDRYRAVALSQWFDRLPTVMRKMMTASIWQKLPASVEQKSFRRRVKRFLAGLAVPPERRYLKWVGIFDTERRHEMYAPEFREQLNTFDADQFLLDAYQLCPDRDFVTRTTATDVLTYLPCDILTKVDIASMAHSLECRSPFLDHHVAELAAAMPLNLKMHKGRGKQILTDTFSDLLPESIQTRKKMGFGVPLNHWFRNELKPLLFDVLMSQRARDRQIFNPAAVEQLISEHLKLQWDHSARLWSLLVLEMWFQTFLDPASIPDHFPETVLT
- a CDS encoding PQQ-binding-like beta-propeller repeat protein, translated to MPSILRLLTLMLFFAPAVLLAGEPDQDTKKYNTQYEEWPQWRGPRGDGTWNGPPIKTEWPEAGLKKIWEQEIGGGYGGITVAKRRLFVMDRPAASNEEQKKAAGIHSHRVKRKPVERVLCLDAITGKQLWVHDYPCDYNKLDYGNGPRAAPTVRDDFVFTLGTMGDAFCLSAKTGKVVWHKQLVKDFGGKVPQWGYAAAPYLIGELVILMPGGKEQGTAIIALDRTTGEERWRSIKDSAGYATPLLIHHQGHDQLIVWSPNHVHSVVPQTGKHLWSIPYKVTYGVAIASPIEKEGLIFVAGYWEGSKAIQLGKQPEQAELKWEDRRTLRGLMSQPLYRDGYAYLLDKQFGLTCFEYATGKKIWDDDNKMTPGNSRNPQATLVWLNQSARALILNSEGDLILAELTPEGYKELTRTNLISETWAHPAYAETRIYARSNTRLVAYELPVDKAIGESP
- a CDS encoding glycosyltransferase, translating into MIKVSLLIPTLDQSGAEKQLALLATSLPRDEFEVQVIALTRGGPYENLLKEHNIPVTILNKRFKFDPLAYRALKKTLQKQQPDILHTWLFAANSYGRMAVKRLAASQKIPKVIVSERCVDSWKSNWQHNVDRRLLPQTSLLVGNSQGVVDFYREKGVPNSILRVVCNGIPIPDTSVCEATRNQLFQEHDIPENARLIAFVGRLARQKRIEDLLWALQLVRQMDENIILLLVGDGPERAKLEELTRQYTITPNVRFLGHRPDVNKLFPLFELFLLASDFEGQSNSIMEAMSYGIPVVASDIPPNRELVIHGETGFLTSVGDCTGFAQYTERILADPELAKQLGTAAQKRMQEEFSVDKMVKGYATLYHEVLK